A genomic region of Pseudomonas sp. RSB 5.4 contains the following coding sequences:
- a CDS encoding formate dehydrogenase subunit gamma: MSNKTILRYTANQRTNHWLVAILFFMAGLSGLALFHPSMFWLTNLFGGGPWTRILHPFMGVLMFVLFLGLVFRFWRANFFIDNDWKWMRRIDRVLVNDEESVPPVGKYNAGQKMLFWTLLLCMLGLLFTGLVIWRAYFSAYFGITVIRWAMLLHALAGFVLILSIIIHIYAGLWIKGSVDAMLHGWVSRAWARKHHELWYRDITRDERNPDVPERPITKKG; encoded by the coding sequence ATGAGCAACAAGACGATCCTGCGCTACACCGCCAACCAGCGCACCAATCACTGGCTGGTGGCGATTCTGTTCTTCATGGCCGGACTGTCCGGGCTGGCGTTGTTTCATCCGTCGATGTTCTGGCTGACCAACCTGTTCGGCGGCGGGCCGTGGACGCGGATTCTGCACCCGTTCATGGGCGTGCTGATGTTCGTGTTGTTCCTCGGCCTGGTGTTCCGCTTCTGGCGCGCGAATTTCTTCATCGACAACGACTGGAAGTGGATGCGCCGCATCGATCGGGTGCTGGTCAACGACGAAGAAAGCGTACCGCCGGTGGGCAAGTACAACGCCGGGCAGAAGATGCTGTTCTGGACTTTACTGCTGTGCATGCTTGGCTTGCTGTTCACTGGACTTGTGATCTGGCGTGCGTATTTCAGCGCGTACTTCGGCATCACCGTGATCCGCTGGGCCATGCTCCTGCATGCGCTGGCCGGGTTTGTACTGATCCTCAGCATCATCATTCACATCTACGCCGGCCTGTGGATCAAGGGTTCAGTGGACGCGATGCTGCATGGTTGGGTCAGCCGCGCCTGGGCGAGGAAACACCACGAACTCTGGTATCGCGACATCACCCGCGATGAACGCAATCCGGACGTGCCGGAGCGACCGATCACCAAAAAGGGCTGA